From the genome of Vicia villosa cultivar HV-30 ecotype Madison, WI linkage group LG2, Vvil1.0, whole genome shotgun sequence, one region includes:
- the LOC131650651 gene encoding uncharacterized protein LOC131650651: MRDLAVTSDYWGKSIQQQKFRTGDMYGEIRDNGIPVDWRKSFFHNFARPRACFVLWLALRNRLPTKDRLEKIQVITDGLCSFCGQTESINHLFFTCRYTHGIWQKLLTWLGYNRTSGDWTQESRWFSLETNKKGWKRKLLKMTMAELIYHVWQERNGLIFNKQPMGDDPVKQIQYLVVNRAYHRKELKGHVKLDTLNIC, encoded by the coding sequence ATGAGAGATCTGGCTGTGACTAGTGATTATTGGGGTAAGAGCATACAGCAACAGAAATTCAGAACTGGTGACATGTATGGGGAAATTCGGGACAATGGCATTCCAGTCGATTGGAGGAAAAGTTTCTTCCATAACTTTGCTAGGCCTCGCGCATGTTTTGTCCTGTGGCTTGCTTTGAGGAACCGGTTACCCACGAAGGATAGACTTGAGAAAATCCAAGTGATAACCGATGGTTTATGTAGCTTTTGTGGCCAAACTGAAAGTATAAATCATCTATTCTTTACCTGCAGGTATACTCATGGTATTTGGCAAAAACTTCTCACGTGGCTTGGATACAATAGGACTAGTGGAGACTGGACACAAGAAAGTAGATGGTTCAGTCTGGAAACAAATAAGAAGGGATGGAAGAGAAAGCTGCTCAAAATGACTATGGCAGAGTTGATATACCATGTATGGCAAGAACGAAATGGTCTGATTTTCAACAAGCAACCTATGGGGGATGATCCTGTCAAACAAATTCAATATTTAGTGGTTAACCGAGCATACCATAGGAAAGAGCTTAAGGGCCATGTGAAATTAGATACTTTGAATATTTGCTAA